From the genome of Artemia franciscana unplaced genomic scaffold, ASM3288406v1 Scaffold_867, whole genome shotgun sequence:
AATCCCGTGAAATGGCAGACGGATGACCCTGGCGACATTCTATCGAAGAAGGATTTTGTATATCTCTTATCTAAGGTATGGGATTCCTATCTCAGTCCTAGTCTGATCGAGAAGTCGTTCAAAGCAACTGGAATCATAAATCTGAGCGTTCCTATGAGAGTAAGCCCATCCGTAACTGACCATAACTAGTTTGAATCTGTCAAGTTGAGACACTTTGCACAAatgaaaaaggaacaaaaaaagaaggcaaCATCTAAAGTCACAACCACTGTCAACActgaactagaaaaaattaccgTTTCTATTACCCTTAGTCCAAGGAAATGGTTTGGCAACCACTCAAAACTATTGAAGAGATTCTTCTTGACTCAATCAAGTTGCCCGACCAACCATCAGTCTCAAGAATAGAAAAACTGAAGGACATTGCAAGAGAGGCAGAAGTGATAACATCAAAAGGACATCTAGAGGTGCTTGAGAGGGAAGAAAATCTGGAAGCAAAAGGCAAagggaagaaaaaaattcagacgGGAAGGGTGTGAAATCGAAAAACAAATTCTTCCCAAGAGGAAAGCAAATAGAGACTCAAGTGATAGCGAATCAAATATCAGCCTTGAACTTGGCTCTGACGAGGATGATCGGAGCATTCAAGATACTATTCAAGAAAGCGACAGTGATGGCGAGAAGACACCCGATAAGCACAAGATTGTTCCCAAGCTAAATGATTGCTACACAGTTAGATACGATGCCAGGAATGAAGAACAAGGTTGGTACAAAGGAAGGGTTCTAGACTTTTCTGAcgtgaaaaaaactaaagtcacaatacatttacatttttatgcAGACAAATACATTTTTGCAGGACCAGTCAAGTTAGTGGGAACCGGACCATTTGAAATACCCCAAATCCATAGGTTATTGTTTCGTAAAAGGCAGTCACTGGCAAGTATCAGTAGATCTTTGTTTTATGTCCATACACGTAAGCTAAAACAGTTATGAGTCACTTTTTTTGTATCTGAGGTCAAACCATATTTTGtgtgatgtttttctttttaaaatacaagCAATCAATTACATTCAGTGATTCGTGCACCTCGGCTAAGATACTTGTAACGTTTATCAATTGGTTACGCTCAACACTGTCGGAGTTACCCCGCAGCGGCAGAAAAATAGTATGGTCTGACCTTTTGATGCCAGTCAGTTTGAGATAAATATTGTTTGATTATGGACTTATAGTGATTCCTTAATGCTCTTTAAGACGGTGAAGTCatattatttttaacatatttttaaaaagctaGAAGCTGCTAGGTATGTCACaaccccccctcctcccccccccccagctgggGTTAGCCCAACATCGCGGACTGCACCGACTTTGAGACCTGGTGATGGGTCATACGCAGAGTATATgtgaaaattagaaatttcaataataaGAGAAACAGTTTGAAAAACAAGGTCGATAGAAGATGATATGGGAtacttgcaataaaaaaaaaaaaaaaaaaaaaaaaaaaaaatcgcaacagtcagttaaagagaaaaaacatgtTAATAGTGTCGAACTTATCCCGATTCACTCaactataaattataatattgttaCTCCTGTGTTTACTAGTCTACACCtagcaataataaaacaaaaattacctgAACTATTTGATGCTAAATCGTCAGGAAGTGAGTATGGCTCcgtctttttctctttcttctcttcttcgtttttggtcgtctttcttttattctttgctTCTAATGTTTCTTTATCTTCACTATCATTAAAAATCTTCCTCATTAGAgctaatttcaattttagttcaTCAGCGCATAGATCAAATACATCTTGTTGAATAGGAAATTTAATATCTTTCCAGATTTTTGGCTTTACATTTTCCATTTCTTTGTAGAAAAAACGCACCATTTGAAGTGTCAAATACGAAGGTGGACGTTTAATTTGCGACATTTTTTCATAAGCCGAATAGCGGTCAAGTATTTCGGATCATTTTGTAATATGCTCATTGAGTTTCAATTTAAGTCCATTCTCGAGATACTTCACCTTTTAGGAAACGTAACAACTGAGCAGAAGAAAGCCTTCAGTATCAGTCTTAACGGTTTTTTCCTCACATCcagtatttttcaattgaaGGAGCCACCGAAATACTGATCAATCACAGATAAATATGTATTGATTTGATTCTCGGCTTTGATTGGTAGTAGTTTTTGCTTAAGAACCGTCATTAGTTCAAGGAACAGCTCGTTTGCGTCTTGCTGAGAAAAGCGACCTCCTTCACCCCGTTCAGCGAATCGAGGAAACGCTGACAGTATTTGCGTAACAAGTAGCATTGGATGAGCATTATTGTTCTTGTCGAGTCTACTGTATACATCTTTCATTGCAGATATAACACCGCTGATTGGCTCAAAGCCAAATccttcacttaaaaaaagagatgtATTAGCCAGAGCTCACACTGCTACTACTGCAGTTACTATGGGTTTAGCCATAAGTTAATAAAACTATAAGTTAAAATCGTGATTTCCTTAAGAGGAAATATTTTTGATACCACATCAATGCTTTTGTGACAGATTTTCATGGcggtgaaaattttatttattgaagtaAGGTAAAACAAAAAGGGGAGAGAAATAAGACATTACATTTTAAAATCCCTACCGTCGGTGCTGATCCCGTCTCATGGCCTTACAGCCAGGAAACATTGGGGTCATACATCCTGTCTtccgcacacccttcctgtaccttccccagatttctctaggtacccatttatTTTGTGGTACCAGGGTGAtttccataaaaacaaatattttcaatggCAAATCAAAATATTCTTGTGGCAGATTCTGACGGCggtgaaaaatatattattacacTAGCTACCTAGATCCCTTTTAGGTCTATTTGCATCTGATACCAACAACTTCAAAGATACTTTTTATTGCCATAGAATTATGAAGTATTTAGGGCTTAACCACATTTTTGTCAATGTTGACGCCTAcaacggtgaaaaaaaaaagcaaaactaattacttAAAACTGACAATGTTTTTCATTCGTAAgaattgaaacaataaaaatttcgaTTCCCCTGACAATCAAACCTTAAAAGGAAAGGCACGGTTATAAGCTGCTTATAGCTTACACTTTTCAcccatgttatttttttttttttttttttttttttttttttttttttttttttttttactggtgccttctacttttccaaattataTAACTTTATAGGGATGTCTTTGGCACTAATTATTGAATTCGCGATTTTGGCGCATTTCTATAACATAAATGGCTGCATAAACTTCCATTTGTCCAATTTAAGAATCCGGTTTTATTTATGACTGTCCTTGATCCTATATAATTATTAGTAAGGCTTAACAAACAAACTAGGCTAATCAGTTTCAATTATCTATTACTATTGCTTGCGTTATTTCCTCTCAAGCTTTTGTgattataaatctttttttgtattactttttagtttttaaacagaTTACTACACATTATCTAGCACTCTATTAGTTTCTAATTTTGGCTATTtagttctcaaattttttttattaggggaAAACGTATATCattgttttcgagaaaaatcaTGGCTGTGCAATTCCCTAGCTAggctaaataataattttacaggATCGATTGTACTCAACTTATACAACGGGGTAAATTGGCATTTGTAGATGACGCGCTCAACAAGACGTTAGTTAATGACGGTCAACATTAAAAAGGAGTTTCCGACAAAATATAATAAGATCCACGCAAGATTTCAAATGGAACCTttgaatatataaatacatttaaaagaaaataaattatactGATCTTCCAGGGCTATTGACGGCGTTCAGGGCGGCAAAAATTTGTAAACATTTCAGCTTCCAGGTCTTTTTACAGGGGCAGGTATTAAGCCTATTGCCCAATTCTCCGCCAGCTCGGATGAAGCCCAGGCTCCACATTGCTAAGCAGAGATCAATCCACTTACTACCCCAGGATATATACTTACTAAATATAGT
Proteins encoded in this window:
- the LOC136043719 gene encoding ubiquitin carboxyl-terminal hydrolase 14-like, which codes for MVKGGILKDNSLKGMTSNNGIMVMLIGTKEEDIATEPAQKPLFMEDMSEAELASAMDMLGGLENLGNACYINVVVYCWKSEPELKNSIVDFASEGFGFEPISGVISAMKDVYSRLDKNNNAHPMLLVTQILSAFPRFAERGEGGRFSQQDANELFLELMTVLKQKLLPIKAENQINTYLSVIDQYFGGSFN